A region from the Linepithema humile isolate Giens D197 chromosome 1, Lhum_UNIL_v1.0, whole genome shotgun sequence genome encodes:
- the exp gene encoding uncharacterized protein exp isoform X1 — MVSRRKILSRSRDNLAESQYEEQEEEDVWYNLDKLYKDHIQEVLDKWNQIDDEIWAKVIVFERNRRVAKAYARAPVLTINGSNDGFDGFRIGLCGFDNPMRDSKTEEAKRHINQGVKIKMDEQGNILIKRLCKNNVHVKSTNQEDNAIGPEIIRNSQGALEHEKPGKLFDMNKFQTNLSRETRRAYPDRRRLEMQCLSAIIFVRTEADLLQCPVWVLIVNVVGLDMLKSKLPPVLALQRPVDIKNRPRIPIPDEDPYSVAGVSSSIGPSEIMPADRDSREQIYMQSTSYQHRRAERPPKLPPRENLYGHGIPKPDYDDIEDDYTRAIKHPIINEEKRSRHDDRKKYDDPYYCGLRARVPNFVKMARNGKMGLPPPRGHSRTQAAPSYVGAAYASSQSSQIYGHLPAHRPPIMYHARSFESGLDSDNRNESPYNHIYGRLPIPTRGVIPPTPRAMYIGEWD, encoded by the exons ATGGTATCGAGGCGGAAGATACTTTCGCGCTCGCGAGATAATCTCGCGGAATCGCAATACGAAGaacaagaagaagaagacgtaTGGTATAATTTGGATAAATTGTACAag GATCACATACAAGAAGTCTTAGACAAATGGAATCAAATAGATGACGAAATTTGGGCAAAAGTTATCGTCTTTGAGAGAAATAGACGGGTTGCGAAAGCGTATGCCAGAGCACCTGTTCTCACGATAAACGGCTCCAATGACGGATTCGACGGATTCAG aatAGGACTTTGTGGATTTGACAATCCCATGCGAGATTCGAAAACGGAGGAGGCAAAACGTCACATAAATCAGGGAGTTAAGATAAAGATGGACGAGCAGGGCAACATACTCATCAAGagattgtgtaaaaataacgTGCACGTGAAGTCGACGAATCAAGAGGATAACGCAATCGGCCCAGAAATCATACGTAATTCGCAAGGCGCGCTCGAACACGAAAAACCCGGAAAG CTGTTTGACATGAATAAATTCCAAACAAATCTATCACGGGAAACACGAAGGGCTTACCCGGACAGACGGCGATTGGAGATGCAATGTCTGAGCGCTATCATATTCGTGAGAACGGAGGCCGACTTGCTTCAATGCCCCGTATGGGTACTCATCGTCAATGTAGTCGGACTGGACATGCTCAAGTCAAAGCTCCCACCAG ttttagcACTACAGAGACCGGTAGATATAAAGAATAGACCTAGAATACCAATTCCTGACGAAGATCCCTACAGCGTGGCCGGCGTATCGTCGTCCATAGGTCCTAGCGAAATAATGCCGGCGGACAGGGATTCGCGGGAGCAGATTTATATGCAATCAACGAGTTACCAGCATCGACGTGCAGAGAGACCGCCAAAACTGCCTCCTAGAGAAAACCTTTATGGCCATGGCATCCCTAAG CCCGATTACGATGACATAGAAGATGATTATACCAGAGCGATAAAACATCCCATAATAAACGAGGAAAAGCGAAGTAGACATGAtgacagaaaaaaatacg ACGATCCATATTATTGTGGTTTACGAGCACGTGTGCCTAATTTCGTCAAAATGGCAAGGAATGGTAAGATGGGTCTACCTCCTCCTCGAGGACATTCCAGGACACAAGCGGCACCGTCTTACGTGGGTGCCGCGTACGCTAGTAGTCAGTCATCTCAAATATATGGGCACTTGCCAGCCCATCGGCCGCCGATTATGTATCACGCCAGAAGCTTCGAAAGTGGACTCG ATTCGGACAACAGGAATGAATCGCCGTACAACCACATATACGGAAGGTTACCGATCCCGACCAGAGGCGTGATACCTCCGACCCCGCGCGCTATGTATATTGGAGAGTGGGACTAG
- the exp gene encoding uncharacterized protein exp isoform X2, producing the protein MVSRRKILSRSRDNLAESQYEEQEEEDVWYNLDKLYKDHIQEVLDKWNQIDDEIWAKVIVFERNRRVAKAYARAPVLTINGSNDGFDGFRIGLCGFDNPMRDSKTEEAKRHINQGVKIKMDEQGNILIKRLCKNNVHVKSTNQEDNAIGPEIIRNSQGALEHEKPGKLFDMNKFQTNLSRETRRAYPDRRRLEMQCLSAIIFVRTEADLLQCPVWVLIVNVVGLDMLKSKLPPVLALQRPVDIKNRPRIPIPDEDPYSVAGVSSSIGPSEIMPADRDSREQIYMQSTSYQHRRAERPPKLPPRENLYGHGIPKPDYDDIEDDYTRAIKHPIINEEKRSRHDDRKKYDDPYYCGLRARVPNFVKMARNGKMGLPPPRGHSRTQAAPSYVGAAYASSQSSQIYGHLPAHRPPIMYHARSFESGLGMNRRTTTYTEGYRSRPEA; encoded by the exons ATGGTATCGAGGCGGAAGATACTTTCGCGCTCGCGAGATAATCTCGCGGAATCGCAATACGAAGaacaagaagaagaagacgtaTGGTATAATTTGGATAAATTGTACAag GATCACATACAAGAAGTCTTAGACAAATGGAATCAAATAGATGACGAAATTTGGGCAAAAGTTATCGTCTTTGAGAGAAATAGACGGGTTGCGAAAGCGTATGCCAGAGCACCTGTTCTCACGATAAACGGCTCCAATGACGGATTCGACGGATTCAG aatAGGACTTTGTGGATTTGACAATCCCATGCGAGATTCGAAAACGGAGGAGGCAAAACGTCACATAAATCAGGGAGTTAAGATAAAGATGGACGAGCAGGGCAACATACTCATCAAGagattgtgtaaaaataacgTGCACGTGAAGTCGACGAATCAAGAGGATAACGCAATCGGCCCAGAAATCATACGTAATTCGCAAGGCGCGCTCGAACACGAAAAACCCGGAAAG CTGTTTGACATGAATAAATTCCAAACAAATCTATCACGGGAAACACGAAGGGCTTACCCGGACAGACGGCGATTGGAGATGCAATGTCTGAGCGCTATCATATTCGTGAGAACGGAGGCCGACTTGCTTCAATGCCCCGTATGGGTACTCATCGTCAATGTAGTCGGACTGGACATGCTCAAGTCAAAGCTCCCACCAG ttttagcACTACAGAGACCGGTAGATATAAAGAATAGACCTAGAATACCAATTCCTGACGAAGATCCCTACAGCGTGGCCGGCGTATCGTCGTCCATAGGTCCTAGCGAAATAATGCCGGCGGACAGGGATTCGCGGGAGCAGATTTATATGCAATCAACGAGTTACCAGCATCGACGTGCAGAGAGACCGCCAAAACTGCCTCCTAGAGAAAACCTTTATGGCCATGGCATCCCTAAG CCCGATTACGATGACATAGAAGATGATTATACCAGAGCGATAAAACATCCCATAATAAACGAGGAAAAGCGAAGTAGACATGAtgacagaaaaaaatacg ACGATCCATATTATTGTGGTTTACGAGCACGTGTGCCTAATTTCGTCAAAATGGCAAGGAATGGTAAGATGGGTCTACCTCCTCCTCGAGGACATTCCAGGACACAAGCGGCACCGTCTTACGTGGGTGCCGCGTACGCTAGTAGTCAGTCATCTCAAATATATGGGCACTTGCCAGCCCATCGGCCGCCGATTATGTATCACGCCAGAAGCTTCGAAAGTGGACTCG GAATGAATCGCCGTACAACCACATATACGGAAGGTTACCGATCCCGACCAGAGGCGTGA